A window from Candidatus Binatia bacterium encodes these proteins:
- a CDS encoding DUF1566 domain-containing protein produces the protein MTYSRAALTMIIALAVLTSDRSAAAPKPPTPAQQIRDSLNVQKGYNNCLSSALVRFANKQDPAALESAEGKCDEKAADKIVKQARRVDPENAKTCSTDDDCPAGSVCSEVGTVGVCLNPNTPKIVDPIRGMNTLRQTHVVQTIAVKNALSSGDSTCGGTGCTWEDNGDGTATDLTTGLQWMQSPAPGTFSIGSTSPPYTSDGTAYTVALNDLNGGLGACFANYCDWRLPTAEELLSLIANGRMWPTPLLGSRAATWSSTSDQDPKKNLLVDLTTGEVIAEPRDANHVVRAVRKGLVATKNAPSCGSPDDSSVGGRCVFVTSKVTNGNLGGLAGADEFCNQVATVRGLPGTYVAWLSDDNTDARDRLPADGPFKLVTGEVVAGSVAELLSGTLNHAIDTDEWGAKVPLREVWTDSSPAGYRQFTNCNNWTSDTSVGEYGLIGWNTATSSEWTEKFLQFCDRNNVSLYCIQKEY, from the coding sequence ATGACCTACTCTAGAGCGGCGCTGACCATGATCATTGCACTGGCCGTACTTACGAGCGACCGGAGCGCGGCGGCGCCGAAGCCACCGACTCCTGCGCAGCAGATCAGGGACTCGCTAAACGTCCAGAAAGGCTACAACAATTGCCTCAGTTCGGCGCTCGTCAGGTTTGCAAATAAGCAAGACCCCGCAGCGCTCGAAAGCGCCGAAGGGAAGTGCGACGAGAAAGCCGCGGACAAGATCGTCAAGCAAGCGCGGCGGGTAGATCCCGAAAACGCGAAAACTTGTAGCACGGATGATGATTGTCCAGCGGGATCGGTGTGCTCCGAGGTCGGCACGGTAGGAGTCTGCTTGAACCCGAACACGCCCAAGATCGTAGACCCAATCCGAGGCATGAACACCTTGCGGCAAACGCACGTGGTTCAGACGATCGCCGTAAAGAATGCCCTGAGCAGCGGTGACAGCACCTGTGGCGGCACCGGGTGTACGTGGGAAGACAACGGCGACGGGACCGCGACGGACCTCACCACCGGACTGCAGTGGATGCAGTCACCCGCGCCTGGCACCTTTTCGATCGGCTCGACCAGCCCGCCGTATACTTCGGATGGAACCGCATACACGGTTGCCTTGAACGACTTGAACGGTGGTCTGGGGGCATGCTTCGCAAACTATTGCGATTGGCGACTGCCGACGGCCGAAGAGCTGCTGAGTCTCATTGCGAACGGCAGGATGTGGCCGACTCCCTTGCTCGGGAGCCGCGCAGCCACCTGGTCGTCGACGAGCGATCAGGACCCGAAAAAGAACCTGCTCGTCGACTTGACGACTGGCGAGGTCATTGCGGAGCCGCGCGATGCAAACCACGTCGTTCGCGCCGTTCGAAAGGGCTTGGTGGCGACGAAGAACGCGCCGAGCTGCGGCTCTCCTGACGACTCTTCAGTCGGCGGACGGTGTGTGTTCGTCACGAGCAAGGTCACGAATGGGAACCTCGGCGGACTCGCCGGTGCGGATGAGTTCTGCAATCAGGTGGCCACGGTGCGCGGGCTCCCCGGAACCTACGTGGCCTGGCTCAGTGACGACAATACGGACGCGAGGGATCGGCTCCCGGCAGACGGACCGTTCAAGCTGGTGACTGGCGAGGTGGTGGCGGGCAGCGTCGCGGAGCTACTCAGCGGTACCCTGAACCATGCAATCGACACCGATGAGTGGGGAGCCAAGGTGCCGCTGCGAGAGGTTTGGACCGACAGCTCTCCTGCGGGATACCGGCAGTTCACGAATTGCAACAACTGGACGAGTGACACGTCCGTCGGAGAGTATGGTTTGATCGGTTGGAACA